AATGCCAGTTTGATTGAATTGAAACCTAGACAATGCTAATGTGATCCTTGCTAATTTCATTATAAGGCGGGTTGCTTGAATATAATACTGAAACAATAGGAATGAGACCGAGCTACTGGTAGTGATTGTTGGAAAGCAACCGGAAGTATGGCAATGGTTGTTCATTGAACCGTGCTACCGATACTGATTACTGTAAAGCAACTAGAACTGCGGTCCGAGGAAGCAGGTGGTTGCACATTCGGTCAAGGCATGTTTACAATTTTTGGTTGGTAGAGTTGCCCAGTACCTTAAGAAAGGACAGCATGCTTTGTGAGTTTGTATTGGTGTACCTTGATGCGATTCTTGAGTACCTTGTCGCTGAAGTAACTAACTAATTTTCTGAAAGTTGCCATATTTCTAAAACTCTGTCTAAAAATTTCAATTATCTATCATAATGGATTGGACGGGTTGTTTTCCTGGCAACGACCACAAACGACGGCCCCGCAGCAGCAGCGGACATCGTTGCTGGTTTTGGTTTTCAACAGTGTTGGTGGTAGGGACGTAGCGGATATCCTTGATTATGTATTTTGTTAAATATTTAAGACTTTTTTGTGTTCTGTTTCATCATTACTTAAAATTGTTAGGGATTTTGAGTGAAGGAGTTGATTTCGCAGCGTTTAGGCTTTCAAACTAACCAGGTAACCTTTCCATTTTACTCATTTTTTCAAATGATCTTCAATATATGCCATATTTTCTGTTTTACTTACTGCACATAAGTAAAATTTTTAGCTAGAAGATGCTATTTGATGATTACTATGTGTTGGCGAGAACTACTGATGAGGCGAAAGATGTGTTGGCGCAACCGTTGCCGCATAAGCGTAGCGTTAGTCTACGCGACTCGGGTAATGTTGAACTTAAATTGTTTATAAATACATTTTTGGCATAAGTTTGTGGTGTTTTGCGTCAATATGCCCTCGCtcaattattataaaataaaaaaagttgcAAGTTGGGTGTAATGTCATCCATATGTAAACATGAGCCGCTAAAAGCTGTCACATGACTCAAAAAACCAACCAAGATCTTTCAGAAACACTAatcctttgtttttttttcacaCTTCCCATTGTTTCAAGTTTCAACTTTTTTGTTCCAAAACCAAATATACTACTGATTATGACAAAATCTCAATCACTTAACAGTTAAGTAGTTAAGCACCTCTTTTATAAGAATCACTGTGTATTTAAATGACAAGCAATGGTAAAAAAGACAAACAAAGAAATCTTGCAACCATACCAACTACCAGACATGAAGTTTAATCTAGAATTAATTGTAAAGTCAACTATGAACACTCCCTACATGATTCAACTTTTGATGCCATCACCATCACCCTCACATCTTTATCTTTATGTTTTCATTGATAAATCATTAGTCAAAAGTCAAATGGCTCATCAGGGTTCCATGAACAAGGTAAATTAAGAAGTTTTTTGTTTCTATTATAGCTGCAAGCTCATTTCATGATATGATGAAGATGAACATCTTATTATTATCTGGAACATTGTTTCTGCTTCTCATTAATCCTGCTCTTTCACTTCCATTGTGTACAGATTTAAGTAagcttttttttataaaagtttcaTCAACACCATTTTTAATTTCCTTTTTGATGATTTTATTTATGTGTTTAATGAATCTTGAATTGGTTGTGACAGTTGCACCAGTTACACATAAGACTCCTCCGACTTTCTGTAATTACAATGGCAGTTCATGCTGCGATTCTACCGATAACTCGAATATTCGAAAGCAGTTTGAATCCATGAATGTATCTCAACCTGCCTGTGCTTCTGTTCTGAAATCCATCCTTTGTTTGGTATGAATTATATAACAATGATTCATGAAACTTGATTTCAAGAAAATTGTGATTTTTATTTCAAGATTagttgatttttataaaaaagatAGTGATTTTTATTTCAAGAATAGATAATTTTTGAAAGAAAGTTGTGATTTTTTATTTCAAGATTAGTTAATTTATATGGAAGTTGTGTTTTTTATTTCAAGAAAGATTAAACTTCATTTCAAGAATGTTGTGATCTTTATTTTAAGATTTGTTGATTTTTATATAAAAGTTGTGATTTTTATATAAAAGTTGTTATTTTTATTCCAAGATTAGTTGATTTCTATAAGAAAGGTGTGATTGTTATTTCAAGATTAGTTAGTTTTTGTAAGAAAGTTGTGATTTTTATTTCTAGATTAGTTATTTTTTGCAAGAAAGTTATGATTTTTATTTCATGATTAGCAGATTACACTTTCATCTTCAAATTTCTTTATCTTTTATTTCTGTTTATTTTCAGCGATGCGATCCATTCTCAGCAGAACTGTTTACAATCAAAACCGTTGCCAGACAAGTTCCTGTTCTATGCAACTCAACAGTTTCATCAACCAACAACTATTGTGAAACAGTATGGGATACATGTCAAAATGTATCCATAACAAATTCACCATTCTCACCATCATTACAAGGTGAAGCTCCCACACCAACAAACTCCAGCAACAAACTCACTGACATCTAGCAATCAAGATCCGATTTCTGTAACATAGTAGGCGGACCATCTGTTAAATATTTAAGACTTTTTTTGTGTTCAGTTTCAGCATTACTTAAAATTGTTAGGGATTTTGAGTGAAGGAGTTGATTTTGCAGCGTTTAGGATTTCAAACTAACCAGGTAACCTTTCCATTTAACTCATTTTTTCAAATGATCTTCAATATATGACATATTTATTGTTTTACTTATTGCACATAAGTAAATTTTTTAGCTAGAAGATGTTATTTGATGATTACTATGTGTTGGCGAGAACTGATAATGAGGTGAAAGATGTGTTGGCGCAACCACTACCGCATAAGCGTAGCGTTAGCCTACGCGACTCGGGTAATGTTGAACTTAAATTGTTTATAAATACCTTTTTGGCATAAGTTTGTGGTATTTTGTGTCAGTATGCTCTCGCTCAATCGTTTTTTGTTACATTATGGGGCAGTATTTTGCGTAGTTTTTGATGTTGAACTCCGTTTTTATTACAGTACGCTTTCGCTCAATCGAACATCTAGGAAAAGGGGTGCTCATCGCTTCTTTCCTTTCGCCGGTTTTAATTCCCTCATAGATGGATCGTTGAATGTGTGCTTCAGCCCCTTCGATTCTGTATATTCCTTCGAAATTGGTACATTGTTTCTGTTGGGATTAAGTGGTGTCAATTTTACTTTTTATCAAAACGGGTTTgatatattttattaattaaatatataattaataaaaacgcagcggaataaatataaataatcaacaccaaaagtgaaccgaacaggatcatggttacaaacatgcaaatacgatacataaaataattaatctaccgatgagaaaaattatacccttTTGGTTAATAATAACCGTGTGAGACACCGAGGTACAATGAACGGATGCTAGTACACGAACACAAACGAAAAGCGAGGCGTCTCGTGGCAGCACCGGAGATAATGGTGGCGGCACTTGTTGAAAGAACCACAAAAGCAAAAACCCCTTTTTACTTTTGGAGTTGGATCGCAAAAGGtgaaaacctttttttttctttttacggCTATTGTTGTAgtaattgttattttatttttgtgtGTCAGACaattaggatatatatatattatatatatatatatatatatatatatatatatatatatatatatatatatattaggtaaTTAGGTTTTATCTCATAAACCCTAATAACTATCAGTAATTATCTTTCAGTCTTACAAAGCCCAACTAGTACAAGCCCAAATGCCATACGAAGTccgaaaaacaaagtttaattaaataaataattaaacgtTACATTATTTATAACCCGTATAAATAATAAATCCCGTTTTTCGCGGATATATAATTATtctagataattatatatttcgtTCCGTTAATTGTTCGTGATCactagttaaccaagttaagTGGATTTAATGTCCGTTGCCCAAGGTGTTACTCTTACGGGTCATAGCTCGGTCAGTAGCGTTGACTTATTGAACCCGTACATAtaaatccaacaatctcccacttggacggCCTTCGATAAAATTCTCAACGCAGACATTCAGCGGCGCTCTAGCTGCACATGGCTGCCCCCAACAAGGTATGACACTTTAAAGTCATTAACCAAAACACCTTGCTTTTAGTAACAACTTACTATTGCAAGACAATAGACTTATGGTAATTGTTGTCATTCATCCTTTCTGTAAGCGACATAAATTGAATCAATAAGACATGGATTAAGTTCATTCTCATATGGTGTTCAATTATTATTGTTCTCGATCAAGAGTCAAAGTGGTCCGAAcaaacacacagtaagtttgggtaaggccttacacttcaccagtttgaatcaacgagggcgccacaatgtctaactgttacatatcatgtaagagtacagaatcccatatcgactacatacaactcccactgaacttcagaacTATTCATAATTAAAGCCTTTATGACTGGCAGTTACGCGGCAGTGGTTGACAGTAATCAAAGAATAATCCTTGGTTAACGGAAGTTCTAATATGTATCTCAAGTCAAaggatactaaatgagtataCCAATATCAAAgcatcttatgactaagatccatgaagatgatttgatgcgagttacatccaaCGTCATTCTCAATGAGGTCTGTGAATTTGGAAGTCAACTCCTTGAGTCCAAAGTCagaatagtcttaattcagaATTGTTCCCACGAGTCTGACCGACTACGGATAGTTTAGAATGCAAGATTCACGGATTAAACGTATTAAAATCGAACACAGTTATAGGATTCAAAATTGCATTTAACCAGTAAATCAAAATTGAATTCAAAAGTACAACTGTTAAAAgttcgtacatccaaatactaaatcaaaacatacTGCTAGCTAATCTAAGCCCGATGGCACCCATGTGCTGATCATGCTTGTCCTGAGTCATGGGTTTAGTAAACGGGTCTGCTAGGTTTTGATCTGTGTCCACTTTGCTTATCACGATGTCTCCACGTTCCACAATTTCCCGTATGTAGTTGAACTTTATTAAAATGTGCTTGGCCTTGTGATGAGACCTGGGCTCTTTGGCTTGAGCAATAGCACCTATGTTATCACAGAATATCTCGATGGGTTTCTTAATGCTTGGAACCACATCGAGGTCGGTTATGAATTTCTTCATCCAAGCAGCCTCCTTTGCAGCATCTGATGCGGCTATATATTCAGATTCGGTGGTTGAATCCGCCACCACACTCTGCTTGgagctcttccatgagatagCTCCTCCATTTAGAGTGAATACGAAACCTGATTGTGAGCGAGAATCATCTCGGTCAGTTTGAAAACTAGCATCAGTGTAACATCTTACAGTGAGCTCTTCTTCTACTCCTCCAAATACTAAGAACATATCTTTAGTTCTTCTCAGATACTTTAGAATGTTCTTGACAGCAGTCCAATGGGCGATGCCAGGAGCTTGCTGATAACGACTAGTCATGCTTAAAGCATGCGAGACGTCGAGTCTAGTACATAACATAGCATACATGATAGAA
Above is a window of Helianthus annuus cultivar XRQ/B chromosome 14, HanXRQr2.0-SUNRISE, whole genome shotgun sequence DNA encoding:
- the LOC110874106 gene encoding HIPL1 protein-like isoform X1, with protein sequence MLFDDYYVLARTTDEAKDVLAQPLPHKRSVSLRDSAASSFHDMMKMNILLLSGTLFLLLINPALSLPLCTDLIAPVTHKTPPTFCNYNGSSCCDSTDNSNIRKQFESMNVSQPACASVLKSILCLRCDPFSAELFTIKTVARQVPVLCNSTVSSTNNYCETVWDTCQNVSITNSPFSPSLQGEAPTPTNSSNKLTDI
- the LOC110874106 gene encoding HIPL1 protein-like isoform X2; this translates as MLFDDYYVLARTTDEAKDVLAQPLPHKRSVSLRDSAASSFHDMMKMNILLLSGTLFLLLINPALSLPLCTDLIAPVTHKTPPTFCNYNGSSCCDSTDNSNIRKQFESMNVSQPACASVLKSILCLRCDPFSAELFTIKTVARQVPVLCNSTVSSTNNYCETVWDTCQNVSITNSPFSPSLQVSALLKIVRDFE